In Choloepus didactylus isolate mChoDid1 chromosome X, mChoDid1.pri, whole genome shotgun sequence, a genomic segment contains:
- the TCEAL7 gene encoding transcription elongation factor A protein-like 7, which yields MKESQVPKSEKERPCGESERHQTEGNFRQRLLQSLEEFKEDIEYRHFKDEEMTRGDEMERCLEEIRGLRKKFRVLHSNHRHS from the coding sequence atgaaggaaagccAAGTGCCAAAGAGTGAGAAAGAACGCCCTTGTGGAGAATCTGAACGCCATCAAACGGAAGGGAATTTTAGGCAAAGGCTGCTTCAGTCTCTCGAAGAATTTAAAGAGGACATAGAATATAGGCATTTTAAGGATGAAGAAATGACAAGAGGAGATGAGATGGAAAGGTGTTTGGAAGAGATAAGGGGTCTGAGAAAAAAATTTAGGGTACTACATTCTAACCATAGGCATTCTTAG